The window AATTGTCCTGACCAGCAACGCCCTTGACAGCCATCTGCTCGGGTCGCTGAAGGCGGGCGCACGTGGTTTTCTGCTCAAAAGTGCCAGCCAGGACGAGCTGATCTCGGCTGTCCGTGCGGTTGCTGACGGCGCGGCCTTCTTGTGCCCCACGATGACCCGACGGCTGATCGATCGGTTCGAGATTCTGCCGCCGCCACATGAGCGGTCTCACGCGGTCGCCCTGGCAAGCCTGAGCGGCCGCGAGACCCAAGTTCTCTGCGGTATAGCCATGGGCAGGTCGAACCAGGAGATCGCCCACGAGCTGCATGTCACGCTCGCCACCGTGAAGTCCCACGTCTCGCGCATCCTCGCCAAGCTCGAGTTGCCGAACCGGATGCACGCGGCGCTGATGGCCCAGCGGAGCGGTCTCGTGCCCCCGCCCCAGCCACCGCGGGCCAAACAGGCCGCGGCAGGCCCCCTGTCCTCCGGCCGCCCGTCCCAAGCCGTGGTCAGGCGGGCTTGGTGAACGCGAGAACCACGTTGTGACCGCCGAAACCGAAGGAGTTCGAGATGGCTGCGGTGACCCTGATGCGCTGCGGGGTTCCCGTGACGATGTCCACCTTCACCTCAGGATCCTTGTCGTCGAGGTTCCTGGTCGCGGGAATCACGTCGGTGAAAACGCTCAGGACCGTGAAGATGGCCTCGATCGCCCCGGCCCCGCCTATGAGATGGCCGGTGATCGACTTGGTCGCCGTCACCAGAGCATGCGGACCGAGCGATTCCAGCAATGCCGCCGCCTCGATACGGTCACCGACGGGCGTACCGGGAGCGTGGGCGTTGACGTGAACGATGTCCTGCGGGCCGAGGCCGCCGGAGCGCAAGGCC of the Streptomyces sp. 1222.5 genome contains:
- a CDS encoding response regulator transcription factor; amino-acid sequence: MDEFSTLEVMLVDNEDLVRRGFRQALGEAPDITVVADTRVGEEALRMVELRRPQVVLVDAECEFIGKLARPLGTAVPRVAPGIIVLTSNALDSHLLGSLKAGARGFLLKSASQDELISAVRAVADGAAFLCPTMTRRLIDRFEILPPPHERSHAVALASLSGRETQVLCGIAMGRSNQEIAHELHVTLATVKSHVSRILAKLELPNRMHAALMAQRSGLVPPPQPPRAKQAAAGPLSSGRPSQAVVRRAW